The region CGAGCTATCGCATTGATGAATACACCTACGTGCAAAACACGTTTGACGACTTCAAACGCATTATCTGGGATTTTGCGGATCACTTAAGCGAAGAAGCCCAGGTGGAAGATGCCTCGCAAGCCGATATCAATCAAAGCTTGGAAGGCTTGCGTGAAGCCGTCGAATCCAATTCCATCGAAGAGCTACGCGCTCGTTCCCGAGAGTTCATTAACTTTTATCTGAAACATCAGAACTCGACCAACGAACGCCGTTCCAAACGCATGGAGTCCATCAAGAAGAACCTGACAACCGTGAAAAAACAGTTGATGGAAGCCAATCAGACCATGCGTCGCGATCACATGACCGGCGCGCACAATCGCCGTAGCTATGATGAGCAAGTACGACGCTATCTGCAGTTACACGACATTGATAAAGATCCGATGACACTCATCCTGTTAGACATCGACTTCTTTAAGAAAATCAACGATGCCTATGGGCACGATATCGGAGATTTTGTCCTTAAGGAATGTGTGCGACTGCTGCAGGAAAGTTTTTCCCGTGAAGAGGACTTCTTAGCCCGCTTGGGAGGCGAAGAGTTCGCTGTAATTCTTCCGGGATGCAACGCGGAAGCCGCCACCAAAATGGCCGACGAAGCCATGGCCCGCATTCGCAAAGAAGTGTTTGTCCATGACAAGCTGGAGATCCGCTTTACGATTTCAATGGGCATAGCTGAAATCACGCAAGGTGAAAATGCCGATAGCTGGTACAAGCGTGCAGATGAGGCACTGTATGAATCCAAACAAACCGGGCGCAATAAGTATACTTTAGCCAAAGCCCCTGGTATTAAGCGCGTCGCTTAAACAGCACCACCTCTCGGTGGTGCTCCCTGTCTCTTGAGGTGTCAAAAATTTAGACAGTTGCCCAGACAGTTCTAGTGACTGAAGTTTTCTGATCACTCGCCGCGATTTTCGGGGTGTTCTGAAAAATCTGAACAGTCGCAGTGAATCTCCAGACGAAATCGAATTGAAGGCGTCGCCAGTTGGCTTTCGCTTTGCTTTGTAGGTTCGTCATGATGACACGAACTCTTCCCCAAAAAATTTTAGTTCTGCT is a window of Bdellovibrio sp. ArHS DNA encoding:
- a CDS encoding GGDEF domain-containing protein, with amino-acid sequence MKQWMKKLVEQFDMDWGTPSSEKGPSPTPSLTEDRATLLYILDVYNKHLFEIQNHSVRKVRAKLDTFAKELVQADSEATEKTLFRLRQFISSYRIDEYTYVQNTFDDFKRIIWDFADHLSEEAQVEDASQADINQSLEGLREAVESNSIEELRARSREFINFYLKHQNSTNERRSKRMESIKKNLTTVKKQLMEANQTMRRDHMTGAHNRRSYDEQVRRYLQLHDIDKDPMTLILLDIDFFKKINDAYGHDIGDFVLKECVRLLQESFSREEDFLARLGGEEFAVILPGCNAEAATKMADEAMARIRKEVFVHDKLEIRFTISMGIAEITQGENADSWYKRADEALYESKQTGRNKYTLAKAPGIKRVA